A genomic window from Salvia miltiorrhiza cultivar Shanhuang (shh) chromosome 5, IMPLAD_Smil_shh, whole genome shotgun sequence includes:
- the LOC130986980 gene encoding probable histone H2A.1 — translation MAGRGKTLGSGAAKKATSRSSKAGLQFPVGRIARFLKAGKYAERVGAGAPVYLAAVLEYLAAEVLELAGNAARDNKKTRIVPRHIQLAVRNDEELSKLLGDVTIANGGVMPNIHNLLLPKKTGSSKPSAADED, via the exons ATGGCGGGTCGGGGCAAGACACTAGGTTCCGGGGCGGCCAAGAAGGCCACATCTCGAAGCAGCAAGGCCGGGCTTCAGTTTCCCGTCGGTCGTATCGCCCGTTTTCTTAAGGCCGGCAAATACGCCGAACGAGTCGGCGCCGGTGCTCCAGTCTACCTCGCCGCTGTCCTCGAGTACCTTGCCGCTGAG GTTCTGGAATTGGCCGGCAACGCGGCCAGGGATAACAAGAAGACGAGAATTGTTCCCCGACACATTCAGCTCGCTGTGAGGAACGACGAGGAGCTGAGCAAGCTTCTTGGAGATGTTACGATTGCCAATGGTGGTGTTATGCCCAACATTCACAATCTTCTTCTCCCGAAGAAGACAGGGTCGTCGAAGCCATCTGCTGCTGACGAGGATTAG